A window of the Desulfotignum phosphitoxidans DSM 13687 genome harbors these coding sequences:
- a CDS encoding PGAP1-like alpha/beta domain-containing protein: protein MTGSDNTFYRRHKGWTAFLLLVFLVVVFQSGRRIILPNEQQLRHAFHLKVQTWFPEAARNLAQRQGIHPFRPEDASKDRSFPGRVILIHGLDDPGIMWDDLAPILWKNQFQVFIMSYPNDQAIRASSNFFFDSMQKLAQTNSSPVFIVAHSMGGLVARDMLTCPKINYSQAAAAGKVPDVKRLILVGTPNQGAQMARFRIITEIKDQIFHLFKPGTHWLHCLLDGTGAAGVDLLPGSRFLTQLNQRPFPGDVPIDIIAGMIFFSREPTDVKNMLGDGLVSVNATRLNDLPLIRVPGNHFSMIRNLTRASTRVPPAIPEILAKLE from the coding sequence ATGACGGGTTCAGACAATACATTTTACCGGCGGCACAAGGGGTGGACCGCCTTTCTGCTGCTGGTATTTCTGGTGGTGGTGTTTCAGTCGGGCCGCCGGATCATACTGCCCAACGAGCAGCAGCTTCGACATGCGTTTCACCTCAAGGTCCAGACCTGGTTTCCTGAAGCCGCCCGCAACTTGGCCCAAAGACAGGGAATCCATCCTTTTCGTCCTGAAGATGCGTCCAAAGATCGATCTTTTCCAGGCCGTGTGATTCTGATCCACGGCCTGGATGACCCGGGCATCATGTGGGATGATTTGGCTCCGATCCTTTGGAAAAATCAATTCCAGGTGTTCATTATGTCTTACCCCAATGACCAGGCCATCCGGGCATCTTCAAACTTCTTTTTTGACAGCATGCAAAAGCTGGCACAAACAAATTCATCCCCGGTGTTTATTGTGGCCCATTCCATGGGCGGGCTGGTGGCCCGGGATATGCTCACCTGTCCAAAAATAAATTATTCACAAGCAGCGGCGGCTGGAAAAGTGCCGGATGTCAAACGGCTCATTCTGGTGGGAACCCCGAATCAGGGCGCACAAATGGCAAGGTTCCGGATCATCACCGAGATCAAGGACCAGATATTTCACCTGTTCAAGCCGGGCACCCACTGGCTGCACTGCCTGCTGGACGGTACGGGTGCGGCCGGGGTGGATCTTCTGCCCGGCAGCCGGTTTCTGACTCAGTTGAATCAGCGGCCATTTCCCGGGGATGTGCCCATTGATATCATTGCGGGAATGATTTTTTTTTCCCGGGAACCCACGGATGTGAAAAATATGCTGGGTGACGGCCTGGTCTCTGTGAACGCCACCCGGCTCAATGACCTGCCTTTGATCCGGGTGCCGGGCAATCATTTTTCCATGATCCGGAATCTGACCCGCGCAAGCACCCGGGTCCCTCCGGCAATTCCTGAAATACTGGCCAAACTTGAGTGA
- a CDS encoding efflux RND transporter periplasmic adaptor subunit — protein MSGKKLKIWGVVLVVLGTFFLVLWHRFSDSPEPLSRNAVYEVRSGPLTIDLVESGTIKAREQLIIKNEVEGKTSILYLIPEGTQVKKGDLLVELDASALMDARIDQEIKVQNADAAFVNATETLAVVENQAQSDLDLAKLTLDFARQDLKKYTDGEYPNALQKANAEITLAQEELARARERLDWSKTLYKEKFISQTELAADELAEKKKALDLTLAENNLDLLVNYTNQRDLAQRKSDVSQAEMALERTRRKARADVVQAQAELKAREAEFKRQKDKLEKILTQLEKTKIISPAQGLVIYATSAQGGMFRRNTEPLQEGQDIRERQELIYLPTASSSNAEVAIHESNLKKVRKGMPAKVTVDALPGREFSGRIMHIAPLPDAQSIWMNPDLKVFTTQIFLDGNDKDMRTGMSCQAQIIVETHDNVMSVPVQAVLQVQGIPTVYVKAGNEFVPRQVEIGLDNNRLIHVKDGLKTGDIVLLTPPLKDAGKDAAPLTAPVPLPEQETGS, from the coding sequence ATGTCAGGCAAAAAATTAAAGATTTGGGGGGTAGTGCTGGTGGTGCTTGGAACCTTTTTTCTGGTTTTGTGGCACCGATTTTCGGACTCTCCTGAACCATTGTCCCGAAATGCCGTGTATGAGGTGAGATCCGGGCCGTTGACCATCGATCTGGTGGAGTCCGGTACCATCAAGGCCAGGGAGCAGTTGATCATCAAAAACGAGGTGGAGGGAAAAACGTCCATTCTCTATCTGATTCCCGAGGGCACCCAGGTGAAAAAAGGGGACCTGCTGGTGGAACTGGATGCCAGTGCATTGATGGATGCAAGAATCGATCAGGAAATCAAGGTGCAGAATGCGGACGCCGCATTTGTCAATGCCACCGAAACCCTGGCAGTGGTGGAGAACCAGGCCCAAAGCGACCTGGATCTGGCAAAACTGACCCTGGATTTTGCCCGCCAGGACTTGAAAAAATACACGGATGGCGAATATCCCAATGCATTGCAGAAAGCCAACGCAGAAATCACCCTGGCCCAGGAAGAACTGGCCCGGGCCAGGGAACGGCTGGATTGGTCCAAAACCCTGTATAAAGAAAAATTTATTTCCCAGACTGAGCTGGCAGCCGATGAACTGGCTGAGAAAAAAAAGGCTCTGGATTTGACCCTGGCAGAAAACAATCTGGATCTGCTGGTCAATTATACCAACCAACGGGATCTGGCCCAGCGCAAAAGTGATGTCAGTCAGGCCGAGATGGCCCTGGAGCGGACAAGGCGCAAAGCCCGGGCCGATGTGGTGCAGGCCCAGGCTGAGCTCAAAGCCAGAGAAGCCGAGTTTAAACGACAGAAGGACAAACTGGAAAAAATTTTGACCCAGCTGGAAAAAACAAAAATTATTTCTCCGGCCCAGGGACTGGTGATTTATGCCACCAGCGCCCAGGGCGGCATGTTTAGGAGAAATACGGAACCGCTTCAGGAAGGCCAGGATATCCGGGAGCGCCAGGAACTGATCTATCTGCCCACGGCCAGTTCCAGCAATGCGGAAGTCGCCATCCATGAATCCAATCTTAAAAAAGTCCGGAAAGGTATGCCGGCAAAAGTGACTGTGGATGCGTTGCCCGGCCGGGAATTTTCCGGCAGAATCATGCATATCGCCCCGCTGCCCGATGCCCAGAGCATCTGGATGAATCCGGATTTGAAAGTATTCACCACCCAGATTTTTCTGGATGGAAATGACAAAGATATGAGAACCGGCATGAGCTGTCAGGCCCAAATTATTGTGGAGACCCATGACAATGTGATGTCCGTGCCGGTTCAGGCGGTTCTTCAGGTCCAGGGCATTCCCACGGTATATGTGAAAGCCGGCAATGAATTTGTTCCCCGGCAGGTGGAGATCGGTCTGGACAACAACCGGTTGATTCATGTGAAAGATGGGCTGAAGACCGGTGATATTGTACTGCTCACCCCGCCCCTCAAGGATGCGGGCAAAGATGCCGCCCCTTTGACGGCCCCTGTCCCTCTCCCGGAGCAGGAAACAGGATCATGA
- a CDS encoding TolC family protein, with the protein MTASVFKIIILIFLLGLTAGCRTPEAFRRDVDAAALQRVTQTRSQILEKESKFSIEKPGDTLRRRLLQQLSLPVAGPASLGTGHLLEIPHWPEPGFPAAIQTPDTHREKQASPLTLSLFQSLEIGAQNSFEFQTRKEAVFQAGLALYLEQDFFRNKVIGQVQQLFSADLSTDPDRKGTRSSMEMTSERRFESGPVLTASLAADLASLLFSGGNSSLGLLGDASLSIPLLRGSGRHIVTEPLRQAEQNLVYAILEFEQFKQTFAVAVGRQYLNLLQQMDTVDNARDDYTRRQALTLRSRRLGDAGRLKEIEVDQSVQTQLVARQRWLSAQEAFKKQMDSFKMLLGLPPDAEIRLDMAPLRQMEKMDDLHRDPEVPGPLELSEQTAISLGLARRRDLQVAQGKVFDAQRAVVVAADALGAELTFLGSASLGERRTITTADLDNARLRTDKGVFSALLTLDLPFERTAEAVTYRNRFIQLEQAVREVQKLEDTLKIEIRSRLRELFEARQTLFIQAQAVALAEKRVKSISLFMEAGRAETRDLLEAQDALLAAQNNLTAARVNYRIAELEIQRDMGVLMVTDTGLWQEYSPKGSF; encoded by the coding sequence ATGACTGCTTCTGTTTTTAAAATCATAATTCTGATTTTTTTGCTTGGACTGACTGCGGGGTGCCGGACCCCTGAAGCGTTCCGCCGGGATGTGGATGCCGCTGCCCTGCAGAGGGTGACCCAAACCCGCTCACAGATACTTGAAAAAGAATCAAAATTCAGCATTGAAAAACCCGGAGACACGTTGCGGCGGCGACTGCTTCAACAGCTGTCTTTGCCGGTTGCCGGGCCGGCATCCCTGGGAACGGGTCATCTGCTGGAAATTCCCCACTGGCCGGAACCCGGGTTTCCCGCAGCCATCCAGACGCCGGATACCCATCGGGAAAAACAGGCATCCCCATTGACCCTGTCTTTGTTTCAATCTCTGGAAATCGGTGCCCAGAACAGTTTTGAGTTTCAAACCAGGAAAGAAGCCGTGTTCCAGGCAGGTCTGGCCCTGTATCTGGAGCAGGATTTTTTTCGAAATAAGGTCATCGGGCAGGTGCAACAGCTGTTCAGTGCGGATCTGTCCACGGATCCCGACCGGAAAGGGACCCGCTCCAGTATGGAAATGACCAGTGAACGCCGGTTTGAAAGCGGACCTGTATTGACGGCATCTCTGGCGGCGGATCTGGCCTCTTTGCTGTTCAGCGGAGGCAATTCGTCACTGGGACTTCTCGGAGATGCCAGTCTGTCTATTCCGTTGCTGCGGGGATCAGGCCGGCATATTGTCACAGAACCCCTGCGGCAGGCCGAGCAGAACCTGGTGTATGCCATTCTGGAATTCGAGCAATTCAAACAAACATTTGCTGTGGCTGTGGGCCGTCAGTATCTGAACCTGTTACAGCAGATGGACACGGTAGACAATGCCCGGGATGACTATACAAGGCGCCAGGCACTGACGCTTCGAAGCCGGCGTTTGGGTGATGCCGGCCGGCTCAAGGAGATCGAGGTGGATCAGTCCGTCCAGACTCAGCTGGTGGCAAGGCAGCGATGGCTTTCCGCCCAGGAGGCGTTCAAAAAGCAGATGGATTCCTTTAAAATGCTGCTGGGGTTGCCGCCGGATGCTGAAATCCGTCTGGATATGGCACCTCTCAGGCAGATGGAAAAAATGGATGATTTACATCGGGACCCAGAGGTTCCCGGTCCTTTGGAGCTGTCCGAGCAAACCGCCATTTCTCTGGGCCTGGCCCGGCGGCGGGATTTGCAGGTGGCCCAGGGAAAAGTGTTTGATGCCCAACGGGCCGTGGTGGTGGCAGCCGATGCCCTGGGCGCTGAGCTGACGTTTCTGGGATCGGCCTCCCTGGGGGAGCGGCGAACCATCACCACCGCAGATCTTGACAATGCCCGGCTTCGCACGGACAAAGGGGTTTTCTCCGCGTTGTTGACCCTGGATCTGCCGTTTGAGCGAACCGCTGAAGCAGTGACCTACCGCAACCGGTTCATTCAGCTGGAACAGGCGGTGCGGGAGGTTCAGAAACTGGAAGACACCCTGAAAATCGAAATACGCAGCCGGTTAAGGGAATTGTTCGAGGCCAGACAGACCTTGTTTATCCAGGCCCAGGCCGTGGCTCTGGCGGAAAAGCGGGTGAAAAGTATTTCGTTGTTCATGGAGGCGGGCAGGGCTGAAACCCGGGATCTGCTGGAAGCCCAGGATGCGTTGCTGGCTGCCCAGAACAATCTGACGGCGGCAAGGGTCAATTACCGGATCGCGGAGCTGGAGATTCAACGGGATATGGGAGTGCTTATGGTCACGGATACCGGGTTGTGGCAGGAATATTCACCAAAAGGATCGTTTTGA
- a CDS encoding L-threonylcarbamoyladenylate synthase: MLLKINPDNPQERLVSRVVDILRKGGIIAYPTDTFYGIGCDIMNKKAIEQVYAIKQRNPSKPFSFICPDLKDIATYAKVSNIAYRNMKRLLPGPYTFVLPGSRMVPKIMLTNRKTAGIRVPDHKIALALALELGNPIISTSATDPEGTVFQDPSLLHDYFGTRLDVVIDGGPVPGTASSVISLMDDVPEIIRYGAGDIEIFE; encoded by the coding sequence ATGCTGCTGAAAATAAATCCGGACAATCCCCAGGAACGACTGGTTTCCCGGGTCGTGGATATCCTCAGAAAAGGCGGTATCATCGCCTATCCCACAGATACATTCTATGGTATCGGCTGTGATATCATGAACAAAAAAGCCATAGAACAGGTGTATGCCATCAAACAGCGCAACCCCAGCAAACCCTTCAGCTTTATCTGCCCGGACCTGAAAGATATCGCCACCTATGCCAAGGTATCCAATATCGCTTACCGGAATATGAAACGATTACTGCCGGGCCCGTACACCTTTGTGCTGCCGGGATCCAGGATGGTGCCCAAAATCATGCTCACCAACCGGAAAACCGCCGGTATCCGCGTACCGGACCACAAGATCGCTTTAGCACTGGCCTTAGAACTGGGCAACCCCATTATCTCCACTTCCGCCACAGATCCCGAAGGCACGGTGTTTCAGGACCCGTCTTTGCTTCATGATTATTTCGGCACCCGCCTGGATGTGGTCATTGACGGAGGACCGGTACCCGGAACCGCTTCATCCGTGATCTCCTTAATGGATGATGTACCGGAGATTATCCGTTATGGTGCCGGAGATATTGAGATCTTTGAATAA
- a CDS encoding 6-phosphofructokinase, protein MNTTHKKKKIGIVTGGGDCPGLNAVIRAIVKAAALQGWESIGIHGGYDGLLTPMKTRPLSIKDMDGLLVRGGTILGTASSGPFSAKTGQGKTRQIDSSILAQAKTNFDRLGLSALVAIGGDGTLTVALQMHEHGWPVVGVPKTIDNDLDATLMTFGFDTAVSCAVDALDRLHSTAQSHDRVMVLEVMGRYAGWIAAQAGLAGGADVILIPEFPFNYDAVCRKINARETEGKLFTLVIVAEGASPAGQDLIAGFANHTDREIRLGGIGEQVAEEIQSRTGKESRCVVLGHLQRGGTPTQFDRQLCTRFGVYAVQMIARNQFGMMAALTGTGIAPVFLADAVDRIRTVPREGELVMTARALGISFGDG, encoded by the coding sequence ATGAACACCACCCATAAAAAAAAGAAAATAGGCATTGTCACCGGTGGCGGTGACTGCCCCGGTCTTAATGCGGTTATCCGGGCCATTGTCAAAGCCGCTGCCCTGCAGGGATGGGAAAGCATCGGTATCCACGGCGGCTATGACGGGCTCCTGACGCCCATGAAAACCCGGCCCCTGTCCATCAAGGATATGGACGGCCTGCTGGTCCGGGGCGGCACGATTTTAGGCACGGCCAGCAGCGGCCCTTTTTCCGCTAAAACCGGGCAGGGAAAAACCCGTCAAATCGATTCCAGCATTCTGGCCCAGGCAAAGACCAACTTTGACCGTCTGGGCTTGTCCGCCCTGGTAGCCATTGGTGGAGACGGCACCCTGACCGTGGCATTGCAGATGCATGAGCATGGATGGCCTGTGGTGGGCGTTCCCAAAACCATTGACAACGACTTGGATGCCACGCTCATGACATTCGGGTTTGACACCGCAGTCTCCTGTGCCGTGGATGCATTGGATCGGCTTCACAGCACGGCCCAGAGCCATGACCGGGTCATGGTTTTAGAAGTCATGGGCCGGTATGCCGGCTGGATTGCGGCACAGGCCGGTCTGGCCGGCGGGGCTGACGTCATTCTCATACCTGAATTTCCGTTTAATTATGATGCGGTGTGCCGAAAAATCAACGCCCGTGAGACCGAGGGAAAACTGTTCACCCTTGTCATTGTGGCGGAAGGCGCCAGCCCTGCCGGTCAGGATTTAATTGCCGGCTTTGCAAACCACACAGACCGGGAAATCCGTCTGGGGGGCATCGGGGAGCAGGTGGCCGAAGAAATCCAGTCAAGAACCGGGAAAGAATCCCGATGCGTGGTGTTGGGCCATTTGCAGCGGGGCGGTACACCCACGCAGTTTGACCGTCAATTGTGCACCCGGTTCGGGGTTTATGCCGTTCAGATGATTGCCAGAAACCAGTTCGGCATGATGGCCGCGTTGACCGGGACCGGGATTGCGCCGGTCTTTCTGGCCGATGCCGTAGACCGGATCCGCACCGTGCCCCGGGAAGGGGAACTGGTCATGACCGCCCGGGCCTTAGGTATCAGTTTCGGAGACGGTTAA
- a CDS encoding ABC transporter permease, with amino-acid sequence MKQIQFSRELSSGIQTLLLHKLRSFLTMLGVVFGVGSVVAMLAVGEGASKEALEQIRKLGSHNILISSVKPAEEDAAGTTPSFMSIYGLTYMDHERIAQSFSSVKKNVPVKLVRKEARIGHRAVELRVVGTSDQWFEVIPRPVLGGRTLMQKDLAAKSPVVVLTEFGARKLLATRQTIGQTIRLGVDSFAVIGIVKNETGASGAMQIPDREIDAYIPITTAMSYFGDVVIKMSSGSRLREKVELNQIIVQVASLDQVEPSARAIERMLSLFHKKKDFQIQVPLALLKQAEATKRTFNIVLGAIAGISLLVGGIGIMNIMLASVTERTREIGIRRAIGAKRKQIIIQFLIEAMVLSFVGGILGLAMGVAIPFFITWFAKMPTVITPMGILLPLCVSLGIGIVFGLYPAARAARVDPIVALRHE; translated from the coding sequence ATGAAACAGATCCAGTTTTCCAGGGAATTGTCCTCGGGCATCCAGACGCTTTTGCTACACAAGCTGCGGTCATTTCTCACCATGCTGGGGGTGGTGTTCGGGGTGGGCAGCGTGGTGGCCATGCTGGCCGTGGGGGAGGGGGCCAGCAAAGAAGCCCTGGAACAGATCCGGAAACTGGGCAGCCACAATATCCTGATTTCATCGGTCAAACCGGCGGAAGAAGACGCGGCCGGCACCACCCCGTCGTTCATGAGTATCTATGGGTTGACTTATATGGATCATGAACGGATCGCCCAGAGTTTTTCTTCCGTTAAAAAAAACGTGCCTGTCAAATTGGTGCGCAAAGAGGCCCGGATCGGACATCGGGCCGTGGAATTGCGGGTGGTGGGAACCAGTGACCAGTGGTTTGAGGTGATTCCCAGACCTGTGCTGGGGGGCCGGACCCTGATGCAAAAAGATCTGGCCGCCAAATCGCCGGTGGTGGTTCTCACGGAATTCGGTGCCAGAAAACTGCTGGCCACCCGGCAGACCATCGGCCAGACCATTCGCTTAGGGGTGGACAGTTTTGCCGTGATCGGTATTGTCAAAAATGAAACCGGCGCGTCCGGGGCCATGCAGATCCCGGACCGGGAAATCGATGCCTATATCCCCATTACCACGGCCATGTCCTATTTTGGCGATGTGGTGATAAAAATGTCTTCCGGGTCGCGCCTGAGAGAAAAAGTGGAGCTCAATCAGATCATTGTTCAGGTGGCATCCCTGGATCAGGTGGAACCTTCGGCCCGGGCCATTGAGCGCATGCTGTCTTTGTTTCACAAAAAAAAGGATTTTCAGATCCAGGTCCCCCTGGCCCTGCTCAAGCAGGCGGAAGCCACCAAACGTACCTTCAATATTGTGCTGGGAGCCATTGCCGGGATCAGCCTGCTGGTGGGCGGTATCGGCATCATGAACATCATGCTGGCATCGGTGACGGAACGGACCCGGGAAATCGGTATCCGCCGGGCCATCGGTGCCAAAAGAAAACAGATCATCATCCAGTTTTTGATCGAGGCAATGGTATTGTCTTTTGTGGGCGGCATACTGGGACTGGCAATGGGGGTCGCCATTCCTTTTTTTATTACCTGGTTTGCGAAAATGCCCACAGTCATCACACCCATGGGCATTTTACTGCCGTTGTGTGTGAGTCTGGGTATCGGCATTGTTTTCGGGTTGTATCCGGCGGCCCGGGCGGCCCGGGTGGATCCGATCGTGGCTTTGCGGCATGAGTAG
- a CDS encoding ABC transporter ATP-binding protein: MTSDKANDASRSLICLENAKKIYTMGRQQVAALDGMDVAFEKGSFWAVMGSSGSGKSTLMNVIGCLDRLTSGRYLFQGRNISAHTDDALSDIRLRHIGFIFQSFNLIPQLTVQRNIELPLYYLGWDKEKSANHAQNLASMVGLETRLTHRPFELSGGQMQRVAIARALAADPELILADEPTGNLDTRTSEQIMALLGSLHDGGKTIIMVTHESQIAEYAQNRLYMKDGRILKMDKKVT; encoded by the coding sequence ATGACGTCGGACAAAGCCAATGATGCTTCCAGATCACTGATCTGTCTTGAAAATGCAAAAAAGATCTACACCATGGGCCGTCAGCAGGTGGCAGCCCTGGACGGAATGGATGTGGCATTTGAAAAGGGTAGTTTCTGGGCAGTTATGGGATCCAGCGGGTCCGGGAAAAGCACCTTGATGAATGTCATCGGATGCCTGGACCGTCTGACTTCGGGCCGGTACCTGTTTCAGGGCAGAAATATCAGTGCACATACCGATGATGCCTTAAGTGATATCCGGCTGCGGCATATCGGGTTTATTTTCCAGAGTTTTAATCTGATTCCCCAGCTCACGGTGCAGCGCAATATTGAGCTGCCGCTGTACTATCTGGGCTGGGACAAGGAAAAAAGTGCAAACCACGCCCAAAATCTGGCATCCATGGTGGGACTTGAAACACGGCTGACGCACCGGCCGTTTGAACTGTCGGGCGGGCAGATGCAGCGGGTGGCCATTGCCCGGGCCCTGGCCGCGGACCCGGAACTGATTCTGGCGGATGAACCCACCGGCAATCTGGATACCCGAACCAGTGAACAGATCATGGCATTGCTGGGATCCCTCCATGACGGGGGAAAAACCATTATTATGGTGACCCACGAATCCCAAATCGCTGAATATGCCCAAAATCGGCTTTATATGAAAGACGGGCGTATCCTGAAGATGGACAAAAAAGTGACATGA
- the sppA gene encoding signal peptide peptidase SppA codes for MFSRRHPILFFLLILTACATVLCVGGMLVVFSVSRMVFSTAGTFHEPKGNIGIVEVTGPILSSRQVIENIKIFRDDDDIKAIVVRVDSPGGGVGPSQEIFRELMKTRPVKTVVASMGSVAASGGYYIAAGAQAIVANPGTITGSIGVIMEHVNLTELVQKIGISPRVIKSGEFKDLGSPFRELGDNERQLLQELVDELHQQFVSDAARARNIEKQIMGEIADGRIYTGQTALDLNLVDRLGNLDDAVVWAAELAEMDQEPVPVYPKDNPISVLRKMTQTLFKDLNISGTITDNLRYIIH; via the coding sequence ATGTTTTCACGACGTCATCCCATCCTGTTTTTCCTGCTGATTCTAACCGCTTGTGCCACAGTTCTGTGCGTGGGCGGAATGCTGGTGGTTTTTTCCGTTTCCCGCATGGTGTTCTCCACTGCCGGTACGTTTCATGAACCCAAAGGCAATATCGGTATCGTTGAAGTGACCGGTCCGATTCTATCTTCCAGGCAGGTGATTGAAAATATCAAGATATTCCGGGATGATGATGACATCAAAGCCATTGTTGTCCGGGTGGACAGCCCCGGCGGAGGGGTGGGACCTTCCCAGGAGATTTTCAGGGAACTGATGAAAACCCGGCCGGTGAAAACCGTGGTCGCTTCCATGGGATCTGTGGCAGCGTCCGGCGGATATTATATCGCTGCCGGGGCTCAGGCCATTGTGGCCAATCCGGGAACCATTACCGGCAGCATCGGCGTGATCATGGAACATGTCAATCTGACGGAACTGGTGCAAAAAATCGGGATTTCGCCTCGGGTCATCAAAAGCGGTGAATTCAAGGACCTGGGTTCCCCGTTTCGGGAACTGGGAGACAACGAGCGGCAATTGCTTCAGGAGCTGGTGGATGAGCTTCACCAGCAGTTTGTATCGGATGCGGCCCGGGCCCGGAATATAGAAAAACAAATAATGGGTGAAATTGCAGACGGCCGGATTTATACCGGGCAGACGGCTCTGGACCTGAATCTGGTTGACCGCCTGGGAAATCTGGACGATGCGGTGGTCTGGGCCGCAGAACTGGCAGAAATGGATCAGGAGCCGGTTCCGGTGTATCCGAAAGACAATCCCATATCGGTGCTGCGAAAAATGACCCAGACCTTATTCAAAGATCTCAATATCTCCGGCACCATAACGGATAATCTCCGGTACATCATCCATTAA
- a CDS encoding universal stress protein, which produces MEKQVLVPVDQSRTSLQAVRYAARVSSFIKDLHCVLYHVQAPVSLYLKEEAARDMHVRAQMNRVLKKNEAAAMELLNRLKSEMTDAGFPKDRIRLLTRPRELGLAQDVIEYAQKKMMDAIVVGRRGVSGIHKFFDTSVSEAILERSQVIPVWMVNKDAGQNSTEKILVAIDGSEDALRAVDHVGFMISENKEVHVTLIHVTNTAHNYCEINLEDDPEFVQIIEKKDRACVDQFYPQAMDKFKQMGLSQNQVDVHTLQGSRRIGQDVVTYAEKNKFNTLVIGRRGINKSFFMGSVSRQIISHASDIAVWIVP; this is translated from the coding sequence ATGGAAAAACAGGTTCTCGTTCCTGTGGATCAATCCCGGACTTCGCTGCAGGCAGTCAGGTATGCGGCCCGGGTATCGTCTTTTATCAAGGATTTACATTGTGTGCTGTATCATGTGCAGGCCCCGGTGTCATTGTATCTTAAAGAAGAAGCGGCCAGGGATATGCATGTCCGTGCCCAGATGAACCGGGTGTTGAAAAAAAATGAAGCCGCAGCCATGGAACTGCTGAACCGGCTTAAATCTGAAATGACGGATGCCGGTTTTCCAAAAGATCGTATCCGTCTGTTGACCCGGCCCCGGGAACTGGGACTGGCACAGGATGTGATCGAATATGCCCAGAAAAAAATGATGGATGCCATTGTGGTGGGGCGACGGGGCGTATCAGGGATTCACAAATTTTTTGATACCAGCGTTTCCGAAGCCATTCTGGAACGATCTCAGGTGATCCCCGTATGGATGGTGAACAAAGATGCGGGGCAGAATTCGACTGAAAAGATTCTGGTGGCCATTGACGGATCTGAAGATGCCTTGCGGGCGGTGGATCACGTGGGATTCATGATATCGGAAAATAAAGAGGTCCACGTCACACTGATCCATGTCACCAACACAGCCCATAATTATTGTGAAATCAACCTGGAGGACGATCCCGAATTTGTCCAGATTATTGAAAAAAAGGATCGGGCCTGTGTGGATCAGTTCTACCCCCAGGCCATGGATAAATTTAAACAGATGGGACTGTCACAGAATCAGGTGGATGTTCATACGCTGCAAGGTTCCCGACGTATCGGGCAGGATGTGGTGACCTATGCGGAAAAAAACAAATTCAATACCCTGGTCATCGGCCGGCGGGGTATCAATAAATCATTTTTCATGGGATCCGTGTCCAGGCAGATCATCAGTCATGCATCAGATATTGCCGTCTGGATCGTTCCATAA